One Dromiciops gliroides isolate mDroGli1 chromosome 3, mDroGli1.pri, whole genome shotgun sequence DNA segment encodes these proteins:
- the LSG1 gene encoding large subunit GTPase 1 homolog translates to MGRKRVPGGGGGGAGLGRALIKERNLQNRSQRRRDTWLHTKELDDGGPWGRSDPRCSVTEPTALEEFLATAELAGTEFVAEKLNVHFVPPEARTGLLSPEEKRRLRERHEELRGALRIPRRPPWDKGTSAERLQAAERENFLEWRRQLGRLEEEQNLILTPFERNLDFWRQLWRVIERSDIVVQIVDARNPLLFRCEDLERYVKEVSRDKENVILVNKADMLTEEQRGAWARFFEQENVKVIFWSALAEGLRLSTRPQEQDAESSEEAEEWDDGEGGVSRGDAGSETPGCGQRPPGGDRDSDEYDWMSEEGDSEYEDCLDEDEAWQTCSEDEPDAESSCGQSCQESGSRDQELGDRGARVQNDSHLVEKQELLDLFREMHSGKKVKEGQLTVGLVGYPNVGKSSTINTIFGDKKVSVSATPGHTKHFQTLYVEPGLCLCDCPGLVMPSFVSTKADMVCCGILPIDQLRDHVPPISLICQNIPRHVLEATYGIHIIRPREDEDPDRQPTSEELLTAYGSMRGFMTAHGQPDQPRAARYILKDYVRGKLLYCHPPPGIEPGDFQPQHEKLRHSGGKWEAQPPEHSRHPAKQIENVVDRAFFHQENVRALTRGVQTVIGHRPGSTLGSPASASSTGVPGKPWKKHGNRNKKEKIRRVTRHLEA, encoded by the exons ATGGGTCGGAAGCGGGTGCCgggcggcggcgggggcggggCCGGCTTGGGTCGGGCCCTCATCAAGGAGCGGAACCTGCAGAACCGGAGCCAGCGGCGGCGAGACACGTGG CTGCACACGAAGGAGCTGGACGACGGCGGCCCCTGGGGCCGCTCGGACCCACGCTGCTCCGTGACCGAGCCCACGGCCCTCGAGGAGTTCCTGGCCACGGCCGAGCTGGCGGGCACCGAGTTCGTGGCGG AGAAGCTGAACGTCCACTTCGTGCCCCCCGAGGCCAGGACCGGCCTCTTGTCCCCCGAGGAGAAGCGGCGGCTGCGGGAGCGGCACGAGGAGCTCCGGGGGGCGCTGCGGATCCCCCGCAG GCCCCCCTGGGACAAGGGCACCAGCGCCGAGCGGCTCCAGGCGGCAGAGCGGGAgaactttctggagtggaggCGCCAGCTTGGGCG GCTGGAAGAGGAGCAGAACCTCATCCTGACGCCCTTTGAAAGGAACTTGGACTTTTGGCGGCAGCTGTGGCGGGTCATCGAGAGAAG TGACATCGTTGTTCAGATAGTGGACGCCCGCAACCCCCTGCTGTTCCGATGTGAGGACCTG GAGCGCTACGTGAAAGAAGTCAGCAGAGACAAGGAAAACGTGATTTTGGTCAACAAGGCTGACATGTTGACCGAGGAGCAGCGGGGGGCCTGGGCCCGATTCTTTGAGCAAGAAAACGTGAAAGTGATTTTCTGGTCCGCTCTGGCCGAAGGCCTCCGGCTGAGCACGAGACCCCAG GAACAAGATGCTGAGAGCTCAGAGGAAGCTGAAGAATGGGATGATGGGGAAGGAGGCGTGTCAAGAGGCGATGCCGGCTCCGAGACCCCTGGTTGTGGTCAGCGACCCCCCGGGGGGGACCGGGACAGTGACGAGTACGACTGGATGAGTGAAGAAGGGGACAGCGAGTACGAGGACTGTCTAGATGAAGATGAGGCCTGGCAGACGTGCTCTGAGGACGAGCCCGACGCCGAGTCTTCCTGCGGCCAGAGCTGTCAGGAGAGCGGCTCCAGGGACCAGGAGCTGGGGGACAGGGGCGCCCGCGTGCAGAATGACAGCCACCTGGTGGAGAAGCAGGAGCTGCTCGACCTCTTCAGAGAGATGCATTCTGGGAAGAAGGTCAAGGAGGGGCAGCTCACCGTGGGGCTG GTCGGTTACCCCAACGTCGGGAAGAGCTCGACAATCAACACCATCTTTGGGGACAAGAAGGTGTCGGTGTCAGCCACGCCTGGGCACACCAAACACTTCCAG ACGCTCTACGTGGAGCCCGGCCTGTGTCTGTGCGACTGCCCCGGCCTGGTGATGCCGTCCTTCGTCTCCACCAAGGCCGACATGGTCTGTTGCGGGATCCTGCCGATCGACCAATTGAGAGACCACGTGCCCCCCATCTCGCTC ATTTGTCAGAACATCCCGAGACACGTCCTAGAAGCTACCTATGGGATTCACATCATCCGGCCCCGGGAAGATGAAGACCCCGATCGGCAGCCCACCTCGGAAGAGCTGCTGACAGCTTACGGAA GCATGAGAGGGTTTATGACTGCCCATGGACAACCTGACCAGCCCCGGGCTGCCCGGTACATCCTGAAGGACTATGTCAGG GGTAAGCTGCTGTATTGTCACCCTCCTCCTGGCATCGAGCCCGGGGACTTCCAACCGCAGCacgagaaactgaggcacagcggAGGGAAGTGGGAGGCACAGCCACCCGAGCACAGCCGCCACCCAGCCAAGCAGATCGAGAATGTGGTCGACCGAGCATTCTTCCACCAA GAGAACGTGAGGGCGCTGACCAGGGGCGTGCAGACCGTGATAGGCCACAGGCCTGGCAGCACCCTGGGGTCACCTGCCAGCGCCAGCTCCACCGGGGTCCCCGGGAAGCCCTGGAAGAAACACGGCAACCGTAACAAAAAGGAGAAGATCCGCAGGGTCACCAGGCACCTGGAGGCATGA
- the FAM43A gene encoding protein FAM43A: MLPWKRNKFELIEEGPRQAAKAKGYAVSLNYSALTSLAKTCPESALTRVGSMFKSKRKKVKITSEDPTYTVLYLGNATTIQSRGEGCTDLAVGKIWGKSEAGKHGTKMKLTISAQGIRMVHADDQALKRPGHLYLLHRVTYCVADPRLPKVFAWIYRHELKHKAVMLRCHAVLVSKAEKAKAMALLLYQTSATALAEFKRLKRRDDARHQQQQLVGEQSIPLVPLRKLLLNGPSCYKPPVERSRSAPKLGSITEDLLGEQQELQLQQEQQQQREHLLDDVDEDPGHSHHGEDEDDLALDLDLTLDGEAEDAEDADPDEEVPPQPRLGASPLECGDLLDTLDPRRPGTLLLAGSADGTRELSRLISDLGELSIGNDVQSLRADLRVTRLLSGESTGSESSIESGCQDAGGSPGLANGLDEAGPEPGPG; the protein is encoded by the coding sequence ATGCTGCCGTGGAAGAGAAACAAATTCGAGCTGATAGAGGAGGGCCCCAGGCAGGCGGCTAAGGCCAAGGGCTATGCGGTGAGCCTCAACTACTCGGCGCTCACGTCGCTGGCCAAGACGTGCCCGGAGAGCGCCCTCACCCGAGTGGGCAGCATGTTCAAGTCGAAGCGGAAAAAGGTCAAGATCACCAGCGAGGACCCCACGTACACTGTGTTGTACCTGGGCAACGCGACCACCATCCAGTCGCGCGGCGAGGGGTGCACCGACCTGGCCGTGGGTAAGATCTGGGGCAAGAGCGAGGCGGGCAAACACGGCACCAAGATGAAGTTGACCATCAGCGCGCAGGGCATCCGCATGGTGCACGCCGACGACCAGGCGCTCAAGCGGCCAGGCCACCTCTACCTGCTGCACCGAGTCACCTACTGCGTGGCGGACCCTCGCCTGCCCAAGGTCTTCGCCTGGATCTACCGGCATGAGCTGAAGCACAAGGCCGTCATGCTGCGCTGCCACGCCGTGCTGGTGTCCAAGGCCGAGAAGGCCAAGGCCATGGCGCTTTTGCTCTATCAGACGTCGGCCACAGCCCTGGCCGAATTCAAGAGACTCAAACGGCGCGACGACGCGcgccaccagcagcagcagctggtGGGCGAGCAGAGCATCCCGCTGGTGCCTCTGCGGAAGCTGCTGCTGAACGGGCCTAGCTGCTACAAGCCGCCGGTCGAGCGCAGCCGCAGCGCGCCCAAGCTGGGCTCTATCACCGAGGACCTGCTGGGCGagcagcaggagctgcagctgcagcaggagcagcagcagcagcgggaACATCTCCTCGACGACGTGGACGAGGACCCCGGCCACTCGCACCACGGCGAGGACGAGGATGACCTGGCCCTCGACTTGGACCTGACCCTGGACGGCGAGGCGGAGGACGCGGAGGACGCGGATCCGGACGAGGAGGTGCCGCCGCAGCCTCGCCTCGGGGCTTCGCCCCTGGAATGCGGGGACCTCCTGGACACCTTGGACCCGCGGCGCCCCGGCACACTGCTGTTAGCCGGCTCGGCCGACGGGACGCGCGAGCTCTCGCGGCTCATCAGCGACCTCGGCGAGCTCAGCATCGGGAACGACGTGCAGAGCCTCCGGGCCGACCTGCGCGTCACCCGGCTGCTGTCGGGCGAGAGCACGGGCAGCGAAAGTTCCATAGAGAGCGGCTGCCAGGACGCGGGGGGCTCGCCAGGGCTCGCCAACGGACTGGATGAGGCGGGGCCGGAGCCGGGCCCGGGCTGA